CCTGATGGTCTCAGGCCACAGGCCATCCTCAGAACCACCCACTGCCCTCCCAGTCCCAGCAGCCTCAGGCCAGCCCGCCCTCAGCTGTCTTTTTAGACTGGGCAGGTCTGGGCTGGACCTCAGGAGGGACAGTCAGAAGTAGGTGACAGAGACCCCTTATTTAGCACCGTGAGTGGTAGAGCCAAGAGCTGGCTGTACTCTCTGCTCTAGGGAGGCCTCAAGCCCTGCACTGCCTGGATGCTGGACACCCGGGTATTACACCTCAGGGGCCTGAGGGTCACTGGAATGTGGCTGGAATCCATGTGGGGCCCTGtcctcccccagcccaggcagGGCCTGCCAAGTTTGGGtctgtcctctcctcctttccttatTTGGTGCTGCAGGTGATAAGGCTGAGACATAAAGGGGGCTGTGGGCCCCTCACGGCCACCAATCTGCCACAAAGAGAGGATGGTGAGTGCCAGGTTGGGGGACTGGAGGGCAGCAGCCCCCTGGGGGTCGTCCTGTGGGGTGGAAGAGTAGAGCGGCAGCTTCTGTGCCTGCCCAGCCTGGAGAGGTGGTCTCTGGGGTGGGAAGAGGACCCTGACCCCGGACCTCCTGGGAATGCTCTGGGATGTGCAGGGGGCATCTAGGGGGAGCCTGGGAGAGGACCCCTCTCCACCCACACTGTCGCAGGCCAGCAGGAAGGCAGGGACCCGGGGCAAGGCTGCGGCCACCAAGCAGGCCCAACGAGGCTCTTCCAATGTCTTCTCCATGTTCGAGCAAGCCCAGATCCAAGAGTTCAAGGAGGTGAGTGCTCCACCTCATGGCACCCTGCCCCCAACCAAGCACCCCCTCCCCTGTAGGTCCCAGCCCCTGTCCCTGCTCTCCCACCACCCAGCACTTCCTTACCTCTCCTCTCACTGGGGTGGAGGCTGTTCCCACCTCGAGACTGTGGACCCCACCCCACAGGCCTTCAGCTGCATCGACCAGAACCGTGATGGCATCATCTGCAAGTCAGACCTTCGGGAGACCTATTCCCAGCTGGGTGAGCACACCCACCTTTCATCCAACCCCACCTGCTCACCCAAGGAGGCTGCTGAGAGAAGACagacctcctccctccctcccctttccacaCTCCCCTCCCGTTGCTGGCTGTCTCCTGTCTCACACCTCACCTCCCCCATCCACAGCTGCTTCCCACTCTCCAGCCCTGGTTGGGAAGGAGGGGATGGTGGCCTGAACCCCGCTGGGACACCCAGCGTCCTTGTGTTCACCTTGTGCACCCCCACTAGGGAAGGTGAGTGTGCCGGAGGAGGAGCTGGATGCCatgctgcaagaggggaagggccCTATCAACTTCACCGTCTTCCTCACGCTGTTTGGAGAGAAGCTCAATGGTGAGCTGGGGCAGATCTGAGTCCCCTGGACAGGGAAGCAGGATCGAACCCCGTCTGTACCCCACCTGAATCCCTCCTGGCCAGGCGGCCAGCCTGAAGCCCACCTGGACCCCATCCAGATGCTACCAGTCTTTTGCCCACTGAGAGAATGTGGGGCCCACCCCTGCATCCCAGATCCATGGCACTAGTCACCCCAGCTCCCAGCTCAGTGTTGAGAATTACACCTTCAGCCTCTCTCCCAAATCCCAGATCCCAAATCCCAGTCTCCCAGCCAGATCTGTGATCTCGGCCTGTCTGAGCTCCAAGGGACACTTTGTGTTAGGGAACATTGTCCTGGTCCTGCCTcttctgggatgtggaggattcCCTCTGCACCCTGGGTTCCTCCCATGGGGACTTTGAAGGCTGAGGGCCTGCATGCTCACCTGCTCTCTCGGCCTCCCAGGGACAGACCCCGAGGAAGCCATCCTGAGTGCCTTCCGAATGTTTGACCCCAGTGGCAAGGGCGTGGTGAACAAGGATGAGTAAGTGTGAGCTGGCTGGAGGGGTGGGACACCCTTACTTTGGGGCCCTCTCTGCTCTTTGGGGGGTGCCACCTGGACCATGGGAGCCTTCATCCCTTCCCCATGCAGCCAGCTCCCCACACTCTCCCCTCTGCTCCTACACCCCCTACCCCCAGGTTCAAGCAGCTTCTCCTGACCCAGGCAGACAAGTTCTCTCAGGCTGAGGTAAGGATTCCTGGTTCCTTCGTGGGTGCTCACCCCATAGGGCACTGGGGAGACCTCAGTGACCCGTGCTGTCTTGGACACCTCTGGAGGGGGTGCCATCTCTGTTGAGATCTGGAGGTTGAAGGTTGTGGAGTCAACAAGGGAGGAGGGCGTGCCAGGCCAGGATAGCCCTATGTGCGAAGGCcccaggctgagagcccagaggcaCCTTCAGCGTCTGGAAGAGGGTTCGTCACTCTGGGTAGGGGTGgcacagagaagagagggggcATCCAGGGCCAGGGTGGGGCCTTTGTCCCATGCTCCCCTTTGAGGCGCACCCTCTCCCCAGGCTGCCCAAAGTCAGACAACAGAAAATGTTAACTCAGTTTTGGGTTTGTGCCTGAAAAGGCTGAGGACCCCAAGACACAGCCGGGAGGCGGGGGAAGTGTGACAGGCCCCCCGGCGGGGCAGTGCCTctcacagagccacccccaggtGGAGCAGATGTTTGCCCTGGCGCCGGTGGACCTGGCTGGGGACATCGACTACAAGTCCCTGTGCTACATTATCACCCACGGGGATGAGAAAGAGGAGTGAGCAAGGATACGGAGAGACTAAGGGCCACACCCCGGCCacctcaataaatggtgtttcCAACGAGCCCTGCATAGTGGCCTTTCTGTGATAGacagggtgggggatgggcaAGGGGACATTGAGGCCTGAGAGGGAGGGCATCTGCCCTTGGCCAACCTCTAGGAGAAGAAACAGCAGGCTCTGCACGCCTCACCAGGCCCCGAGTGAGCCAGCGCTCAGCAGAGTTCTGCCAGCCACATCTCTGCACATACGCACAGGGTGTACTGAGTTGTGTGGAGACACTGAAGAACCCATCTGAAAACACAACCAGACTTTACCTCGGAAATACAGGCCAGGCACCATGACACCAAGGAGGGACTGGGGTCAGGATTAAGGATTAAGGGCCAGGTGGCTGCAGAGAGGGGAGCTGGAGAGGGAAATCCCTCCATCTGGGTGCTGCAGGACAAGAATGTGCAGGCacccatgggggagggggaagaaggaggaggagagtggGACCCCGGCCAGAGTGGGGCACACAAGTCCTcatcaggacagggacagctgagTGAGCCTCCCACTTACTTCCCTCAGGACCCCGCCCTGGAGGGGCTGACCACGTCCCCTTCTGGAGGCCAGCAAGAGGGAAGGCATTTTTGTGGGAAGAGGTGCTCAGTTTTGCTTTTTATCTGGGACTTGGCGATTTTAATTACTACATGGACAGGGCTTCTGAAGTAGTTATTTTTCTATTGCTTACCGGTGATCACGGAGCTGCCTGAGAGTCTTGGTCCAGAGACACCCCCCCTCCACTCCCCTAGAATCACTGAGCAGGTGTCTGAGCCTATGGCCCTCCCCAGGACCATGTccagaatccccccccccccagctcctggaGGAACTCCCATCAACTCTTggcccctgcctccttccctgccAGGGGCTCATATTCAGTCTggccaccccctcccaccccaggttCCAGCCCACACTCCTGCCCACTCTCAACTCCCTGCAGGCCCTGTATGCAAAcaggccttgggggggggggggagcagaagcccaggaaacagcccaagagtcagGGGAGATGGCCAGCATGGCATATGCAGATTAGACATCAGAAAAGGTTAACACTCCCTGGTGTAGAAGAAGGAAGCACTTTCTCCTCCCTGTTCTTAGGGCATTCCCTTTAGAAAGCTTGTAATTACACATTCTTTCCCTACCTCTTGTGTAAAAAAATAAGCTGCTCTCAAGTTTTACAACCCAGGACAGCTCCCAGGGATGGGGACCATCGCTCTGAAGGAAGGTCACTCCCATTCTTCAGTTTTGTGAGAGGTAGGAGCCTAACTCCAGGCCCAAGCCTACTTCCAGTGGTACAGGTGCGAGAAGTCTGTTTTCCTCCAACTAAAGACTATGAACCAacccgggtgggggtgggggggagaggcagatggtctagGTGGATGTGCCTTCAGGACCAGGCTCGGTTCTCTTGAGAACAGCAGGGTGGGTGCACCTGACTTCTCCCCACCTTTGTGATGAGCACCGTGTTCGGTTTAATGCTATTCAataataagtctgttttctttcttgttacCTTTGTGGAGAGGTTTTCCATCTGAATCATCTCCCTGGTAGGGGCTGAAGGCCCTGCCCACCGGCCAGTGAGTCATCGGGTGTCCGGGCTCCTGTCTGTGGTATTTTATACTAAAACCCTTTCAgcccccagccagggccccagtccctgccctgcccccaccccacactgGCAGGGCATACATTCCTTCTATAGCCATAGTAACACCACTGATAGAGGGTAAAGATAGGTCTCCAACTGTGCCCTGGCAGGGGAAATCTGTGATCTGCATCCTCCCCCAGGAGGCCTGGGCTGTTCTGAGGTTTCTTTGGAGGGCTCAGATAGCTGTCACTGTCCCCACCACCCACATTGCCCACCCTGAGTCCAGACTGTGTCCCACACAGGCTGAGGCCGAGTGCCCCAGTTTGGGTGGGAGGGTCTGAGAGATGGCAGCCCAGCACATCGCTTGATTGTACTCAGCAGGAATGCAGGAGAGACTGGTAAATAAtaggtcagcctgacctgtggtggcacagtggataaagccttgacgtggaaatgctgaggtcgccggttcaaaaccctgggcttgcctggtcaaggcacatatgggagttgatgcttccagctcctcccccctgtctctctctctccctctctgtgtcctctctaaaatgaataaataaaataaaaatttaaaaaataaaaaaataataggtcaaACGCCCTCCCCCTTCTTTGCCGTGAGCCTTTCAGATGCTTCCGGTCAAAGGCTGGGGTGTGGGACAGAGATGGGGCACGCGCGGGGTGAGGCCCTGAGAGGCATGGGAGCCACCAGGGAGCCAGCCCACTCATGGTGTACACACGTAACCTTGAACTCCCCTGCTCCCTCTCTGAGACATGGTTTCTTCCCCTGTGGAGAGACTGGGCTAGCTGTTGACAGTAGCTGGGCCTCATTGAGCCCCCAGGTGGGGCGTTGAGTTGCACACCTGACAGGGACACGCCCCAGCCCAGACACTTAGCTCAGGACCAGACACGACCATAGGGCCACTGTAGcacttgactttatttttctgactAAATGGGCAGATAGAGGGACCTAAGGACCGACAGGGGGTGAAGTAGTAACCCCAACAGTGTTTAGAGCCACCTGCACAGGTGAGCCAACAATTTCCTAAGCAtaaaggggggtgggggacctTAGAagtgtggcagagccagaagaCTTCTGCCCACCGTGAGGTGGCAGGGCCCCTGGAGCCACAGCCCGTGTGCACACCGAGGGGACACCACGGGACAGGTGAGGCGCTGAGAGAGTCCTGCACTACAGAGCTGTCTAGTGAGTGAGTAGGAGATATCACAAATCTCAGACTTCTGGAGGTGAGACCAGGAGCCTTTCGTTGCAGATGTAGAGTCTGCCATGGCCCTGCCCCTCAGGAGAGGCTCAGGCCCCAGGACAAAGGAAAGGGGCAGAAAGGGTGGCCACAGCTTTGGGAAGGGAGCTCCCCTCCTGTttgtcccctccctctccacctgctCTGTCCTTCAGTGCACTCGCTCCATCACAGGAGCTGGACCAGCCTCTGACCTCCCCCCCAGCCCTCCTGCTGTCTGTGAAGCACCCCCACAGTGACAGGCTGCTGACTCAAGCCACACAGCTCCAAAATAGAACCTTATCGGTCCTGCCCGCCCACTTTGCCATCAACAACACCTCCCCCATCCTTCTCCCAGGGCCTGCCAAGCACCCTGCTCACCCCTTCCCAACTGCCCACGGCCAGCTCTGGCCTGTTCCGAACCACACTGTGTGCCCATGCACCATTCACAGCCTCCTATCCTGGTCTGCCTCTCTGCAACACCTACAGGGTCAAGCAGTGACAGCCCTGAGAGGTAgggcccctgtctggggccacagGGTGGTCACTGCTCCcagaggacacagaggagaagtgcagGTCTGTGGGAGACAGAGGCGGCACAGGCCCAAGAACAAGTGACAGACAGGGGAGGGGCCACCCTTCCTGCCCATGTTCCTTCTAGTGTGTACCTTTGTAATgaaacacacttaaaaaaaatttttttttaattcatttttaaagacaatagagaaagaagggggaggagcaggaagcatcaactcccatatgtgccttgaccaggcaagcccagggtttcagactggcgacctcaatgttccaggtcaatgctttatccactgtgccaccacaggtcaggccgaaacaCACTTTTTGCTTCAATTATCTCCACTTGGTTTCTGTGGCTTTTGATCACAGACCTAGAGGCCTGGAGAGAGTCAACTGTGCAGAGGAGGAGATCCAGCGTTTCAGTCTGGAAACAGCCACGTCCATGATTGGAGACAGACGTTCTCGGGAGCAGAAAGCCAAACAAGAGCAGGAGAAGGAACTGGCAAAAGTCACCGTCAAGAAGGAAGATCTGGAACTGATAATGACAGAGAAGGAGATCTCACAAGCCGCAGCAGAGGGAACACATGGGCAATGTGGTAGAGGCTCTGATTGCCCCTAATCAATTGAATTGTGCTGTCTCAGACCTACTCACTGGATTAATTTATTGCAATAAAGGTGTCTTCTTttatgcagttaaaaaaaaacacaccacagtgagataccaccacacATCCATTAGAATTGCTACtattaaaaaacccagaaaatgccctggccggttggctcagtggtagagcgtcagcctggcgtgcgggagtccctggttcgattcccggccagggcacacaggagaagtacccatctgcttctccacccctccccctctccttcctctctgtctctctcttcccctccctcagataaggctccactggagcaaagttggcccaggcgctgaggatggctccatggcctctgcctcaggtgctagaatggctctgattgcagcagagtggcgcccagatgggcagagcatcgctccctggtgggcatgccgggtggatcctgatcaggcgcatgcaggagtctgtctgactgcctccccgtttccagtttcggaaaaatacaaaaaaaaacaaacaacaaaaaaccagaaaagtctgaccaggtggtcacacagtggatagagcattgacctgggatgctgaggacccagactCAATACCCCGagtttgcaggcttgagcatgggctcatccagtttgagcatggggtcgctggctcaagcaggggatcatgcacatgaccccatggtcgctggcttgaagaagGAGtccctggctcggctggagcccccctacccccatcaaggaccatatgagaagcaatcaatgaactaaagtgccacaactacaagttgatgcttatctccctctctcccttcctccctctctctctctctctctctctctctctctctctctctctctctttctctcacacacacacacacacacacacactttaataaAAACCAAGAGGAAGCATCACAGAAGACCCACTCAGCCCTTGCACTTATTTCGAGAGGCCCAATCCCAAGGGTGCTGCCTCTGTTAAGCCTCCTGGGAGCCCTTTGCCCTTTTATATACCTACATATTGCATTTAAGAACATCTTTGGTTTCACGTTCAGAAAACCCAAAGCGGAGAATGCAAACGGGGGTTCACGTTTTGCTATGAAATAAGAAGAAAGCAGTTTCTGGTCTTGGTCCAGTGGCTAAGTGGTCCCTGGGCTGAATCTCCAGGATTCTCTCACATTCCAGGACACCATCATGTGCTGTGAGCATGACAGCGAGGTGGTGGATGGGCAGCCAGCTGCACCCCTCCCTTTTATCACAAGCATATTTCTCTGAAGCCCAAACCCCCAGCCCTGCCAGACTTCTCCTGTGTCTCTGCCAGATCTGATCTCATCACCACACATGGCTGCCAGGGAGACTGGGGAAGTCAACACAGACTTTCTTTCCATCCTCGCCGTCAGCAAGAAGAGGGGGGTTTGGGAAGGTCTGATGTTAGCCCCCAGCAGTGTGGGTGCCGCTCATCTGTCCTTGCCCACTCATAGCCTCAGGCACACACTATGGCTGTGTGCCTGACACAGGCCCACCAGGAGCAGAGCTCACGGAAAGGCTGCACAGCTCCACGTCTGAGCACTGGACTCAGCTTCCCGGCTGTGTGATCCTGTGCTGTGATGAATcattctgtaaaatggaaataatagtacCTGCCTCATTGGACTCGGGGAGGATTCAATGACATAGTGCTCTTAGGACATTTAGCACAtgtccgcccccctccccccaaagtaCTCGTTCGTTCCACAAATACAAGCTGAGCTGGGAGTCTCTTCTGCCAGGCACTGCGGTTCCCACTTGTCTCTCGGACTTAGGAATCAGCCTGCACTGCACCAGATGTTTGACAAATGTCTTGTCAAATGTCAGGGAGGGGGCGGTAATTCCCtgaccttggggggggggtggctgttCACATGGAGACCCAACACCCATATTACACTGAGTCAGGCTGACTTGGTGTGAGTCCAGGTGttactcactagctgtgtgacctctctctgcctcagtttcccatcatCAAAAGTTTGAGGACTAGATGAATTAATGTGCTAAGAACAGTGGAAGGTCTATAGCAAAGGCTTGTATGTGTCATCCATTATTACCGTCTACTTTGTTGTGGGTTCAGGACTTGGAATGAGTAGGGGACGTGGTGGGAGCGGCGCGAGGCTTCCCGGGAGGGACCTGTGGGTTCGTGGAGATGCCGAAGGGCCCCTGCCGCGGGGCGGCCTGGGAGGGCGCTGGCGGGTGGAAAGCCGTGTGAACGAGGACGGTGAGGACAGGACTGAGCCGTGCAGTGTGGAGGCTGGCCGGGAGACGGCCTGTGCGGAAGGCCTTCCACCGCCGGCTTCCCAGACCCAGACCGTCCCCTGCagtcctggaccccacagcctggctcGCCCTCGGCCATCCGGGGAGTGCTCGCTCCCCCGGGTATGCAGCCTGCGGACTCGGTGCGCCCACCTCGTGGTCAGCACTGGCAGCCGCCGCAGAACCTGGGTCGGGCACGGTGCTGGGATAGCGCGAGGGGAGCGAACTACCCTGAAGCTGCGAGGACCCGAGGTACACTCCTCCCCGCAGGGTGCAGTCGGGCCGACGTCCCGCCCACACACGCACGTCGATTCCGCGAGCCAGCCCCGCCCCGCGTTGCCCGGGGACGGGGGCGTGGCTCTGCGCACGCGCGGCGTCCGGAGACAGGGGGGCGGGGCGCGCGCAGTTGGCGGGATGCGGCGATGGGCGGGCGGGGCGCGCAGATTGGTGGATGCAGCGAGCGGTGGCGGTCCGCGGTGATGGACAGAGTGCGGCGTGCGGCGATTGGCGGGATGCGGTGGTGGGCGGGCGGGGCGCGCAGATTGGCGGTTGCGGCGAGTGGCTAGGTGAGTGGCGCCTCGAGTGGCGGGGCGGTGTGGGGCGGCATGGGGGGGCCGCTGGGCCCGGCAGTGGGGGTGTCCCATGCGGGGCGGCGAGCTGTGCGTCGTCTCGCGGGGTCTGGGTAGGGTCTCTGCTCGTTCCCCCGGAAGCGGGCTGGGGCCGGCGGGGTTCCATCCCTGATTGCGGCGGGTGCGCAGCGCCCAGTCCGCACGTCTGGGCAGAAAGTTAATTCAGATCCCGCCCCAGACGCGCGCGGAAGAAATCAGGCCCAGGTCCCCCCGTGTCTGTACTGAGGGGAGAGGGGTTTGTGTGGGACCACGCCCTGGCCTGTGCGTGGGGGCGCCACACCTCGCGCGCTCGGGGGAAACCCGCGGGCCGCACGCGGGAGCTGCCGCTGCGGGGACGCGGACAGGTGCTGACACCTCCGCTGCCCCGGGGCCTGTGTTCTCCGCGGAGGACGCGGacaataaactgaaaatgtgCCGTTTGTTATACGTAAATGTCAGGAGAAACGGACATTGAAGAAGGTGAGGGAGGTGCGGTGTGAACAAAGACTTTGGGGAGAGGGAAAGCCCCTCAGTGTGTGGGTCATTACGGAGGGACGTGAGGGCAGGACCCGCGGGGCGCATCTCAGGCTATTGTAGGGATTTGGGGGAAATCTTTGGAGAGTTCTGCGCAAAGAGctgacatttgttttatttttattactttagacTTATTTTGGGCAGGTTTATCTGGCCTCATGCCCTGAGATGGAGCAGGTGCTCTGCAGCTGAATTGGGGCAGATGATACATTCTTTTGGGGCGTGTGGATTTGAAACCCTGGTAGTTATTCAGGTGGAGAGGCGAAGCAGGCAGTGGATACCTGCGGTGGGTTTGGAGAGCTCCAAGTGGGAGAAAcgtttttagcttttcttttgtcCCTCTTTGGGTGAGGGTGACATTGGTATCCAACACAACCAATTTCCAGAAGCAGCTCAGCCCTCATCTGCTGGGGCTGCAGCTCTTTCCCACCTTCCCCAGTGGCCTGCGGGTGCTATACGGTCAGCTGGATGCAGACACACCAGGAAAGTGGCTGCCATTGGGGTGGGCAGGGGTTGCAGTAGTGTGTATGTGTCGTCACTGTGACCACCTCCTCCTTGACCTAGGTGGAGCTATCCGGATTCTTCGAGCACACCATGTTTTCTGAGCAGGCTGCCCAGAGAGCCCACACTCTACTGTCCCCACCATCAGCCAGCAACGCCACCTTTGCCCGTGTGCCGGTGACGACTTACACCAACTCCTCACAGCCCTTCCGGCTGGGGGAGCGCAGCTTCAGCCGGCAGTATGCTCACATTTATGCCACCCGCCTCATCCAAATGAGGCCCTTCCTGGTGAGCCGGTCCCAGCAGCAATGGGGTAAGTGACTAGTTTGGGGAAGCGCCTCCTTCCCCACCGGCCCAGAAGGTACCTGGGTGTTTTAGAAAGATCTGAGAGACCTGTAGGATTCATTTATTCTACTTCCCAATAAGGTTGGGGAAACTAAACTCCTAAAGCCTTAGCTTCTTCAGgtagttttgaggattaaattaagGAATTAGTTTAAAGTTAGGTTTAGGTCAGTGCTGGGACAAGGTAGGGCTTGGTTGTGACAGTTACAGTGACATTTTATTGGCATAGGGAAATGTCTTTATCTTCAATGCAGCCAGCACCTCCATGTGGCAGGCCAGGCAACAGTCCCCAGGAGCCGAGGTCAGTGGAGACACATCATTCCAGAAGAAATTTCTCTACTTTACCCGGCCTCCTGTGCTTGTTGGACACAAATTGCCTGTCCCTTGGGCTCTTCTGTCTTTCCTAAGTATGTGGCTGGGACAGtgcaaaccctttttttttttttaactcatttcttCCTTGGTGACTTCTGCAGTTAAGTAATTCTTGGTGGTGAAGCAGGACCCCACCTTCAACTTTTGGGtgatacgcctgaccaggcagtggcacaatggagagagtgtcagcctaggatgctgaggacctaggtttgaaatcccaaggttgctggcttgagcatgggctcaccagcttgagcaaggggtcactggctgagctggagttcctgccccccaccccatcacggCAAGTATAAGAAAGCCATCAaggaagaactaaggtgccacaactatgagttgatgcttctcgtctccttttctgtctgttcctgtctgtctgtctctctctctctctcactaaaaaaacaaaaaacagaaaaagcttTTAGGTGATACTTCATTACCTCATTCTCACTGTTTAGAAGAGTGGCTTTCcatatagttgtttgtttgtttgttttttgtagttttctgaagctggaaacggggaggcagtcagacagactcctgcatgcgcccgaccgggatccaccaggcacgcccaccaggggacgatgctctgcccatccggggcgtcgctctgtcacaaccagagccactctagcgcctggggcagaggccaaggagccatccccagcgcccgggccatcttttgctccaatggagccttggctgcaggaggggaagagagagacagagaggaaggagagggggaggggtggagaagcagatgggcacctcttctgtgtgccctggccgggaatcgaactcaggacttcctcacgccaggccgacgctctaccactgagccaaccagccaggtcctcccTATAGTTTTCAGTGAAATCTGTTAATGTTTCTAAGCTGAACTTGTATAGGTGAGACCatgtcttattcatttttattgcccCCAGCACCAGGCCTGGGGGGCTTAGGCCTATCGCCTGTTGGCCTACCTGGAGAGCTTTGGAAAGCGTGGGTGCCCAGGCTTGTCCTACCAGGCCAACTGGATCGACCCTGGTTTTATCACAGACAGCTAGCTGGTGAACACTTGGCCTGGATCTCCTAGCTAGATCATCCTATTCACTGAAGATGTTTTCGGTTTTCTTTATTGCAAGCAGAGTGTTTGTACCTTCTGCCACGTAATAAGGGCCTCCTTCCTGTGGCTCCAAGTGGCCTTTCCCTGACTTTCCTGGAAGTCCTGGGACACTCTCCTTGCGTCCAATGTCACTGCCAACTTTTAGATTCTTTACAGCAGCACCCCCCTCTGGGACCATATTTCTCTTCCAGTCACTATTGCTGCTAACAAAATTCCCCAGA
Above is a window of Saccopteryx bilineata isolate mSacBil1 chromosome 7, mSacBil1_pri_phased_curated, whole genome shotgun sequence DNA encoding:
- the MYL7 gene encoding myosin regulatory light chain 2, atrial isoform, whose protein sequence is MASRKAGTRGKAAATKQAQRGSSNVFSMFEQAQIQEFKEAFSCIDQNRDGIICKSDLRETYSQLGKVSVPEEELDAMLQEGKGPINFTVFLTLFGEKLNGTDPEEAILSAFRMFDPSGKGVVNKDEFKQLLLTQADKFSQAEVEQMFALAPVDLAGDIDYKSLCYIITHGDEKEE